The Fusarium keratoplasticum isolate Fu6.1 chromosome 8, whole genome shotgun sequence genome includes a region encoding these proteins:
- a CDS encoding Homoserine O-acetyltransferase has protein sequence MPTATVAEGSASNGTTQKHYERTHSQPENPFAALIPDQQLAIIPEFTLESGVTLHNIPVAYTTRGKLNADGTNAMVICHALTGSADVSDWWGPLLGGPGRAFDTSRFFIVCMNSLGSPYGTASPVTAKDGDQSKGRYGPEFPLTTIRDDVNLHKLLLDDLGVKQIAAVIGGSLGGMFVLEWAYFGKDYIRCIVPIATSSRHSAWGISWGEAQRQSIYADPKYDDGYYPFEDPPSTGLGAARMSALLTYRSRNSFESRFGRNIPDPSKVQTIGGRPRPSTPSEAHFHIHNDGHVVKRSSLSRHNSTSDAPALATESPANAADPQFHGPSKDSLTGGELPQSTYFSAQSYLRYQGSKFVKRFDSNCYIAMTRKLDTHDVSRNRADTIADALALIQQPTLVLGIESDGLFTFAEQEEIAQHVPNARLERIDSPEGHDAFLLQFEQVNNYVLGFLKEVLPDIMNKDGGAPEEASVGQLTKSSTFGEAEVEDITAW, from the exons ATGCCGACCGCTACAGTCGCCGAAGGGTCTGCCTCCAATGGCACGACTCAGAAGCATTATG AAAGAACGCACTCGCAACCTGAGAACCCGTTTGCTGCTCTGATTCCCGATCAGCAACTGGCTATCATCCCAGAGTTTACGCTCGAGTCCGGAGTAACCCTCCACAATATCCCCGTCGCTTATACCACTCGGGGTAAGCTGAACGCAGATGGAACCAATGCCATGGTGATTTGCCATGCGCTTACTGGAAGCGCCGATGTGAGCGACTGGTGGGGCCCTCTGCTTGGGGGTCCTGGTCGGGCGTTTGATACATCGAGGTTCTTCATCGTTTGCATGAACAGTTTGGGCAGCCCCTATGGTACTGCCAGCCCTGTGACTGCTAAGGACGGCGACCAAAGCAAGGGCCGATACGGACCTGAGTTCCCTCTCACAACTATCCGAGATGATGTCAA CCTCCACAAActccttctcgacgacctAGGCGTCAAGCAGATCGCTGCCGTGATTGGCGGGTCTCTTGGTGGCATGTTCGTGCTCGAGTGGGCTTACTTTGGCAAGGACTACATCCGATGCATCGTCCCTATTGCTACCTCAAGCCGACACAGCGCTTGGGGTATTAGCTGGGGTGAGGCTCAGCGACAGAGCATCTACGCGGACCCCAAGTACGACGACGGATACTACCCGTTCGAGGACCCCCCTTCCACGGGTCTGGGTGCCGCGCGCATGTCTGCTCTGCTCACTTACAGAAGCCGTAACTCGTTCGAGAGCAGGTTCGGACGCAACATCCCCGACCCCTCCAAGGTTCAGACTATCGGTGGACGACCGCGTCCCTCGACCCCTTCAGAGGCGCACTTCCACATCCACAACGACGGCCATGTTGTCAAGCGCAGCTCGCTGTCTCGTCACAACAGCACTAGTGATGCTCCTGCTTTGGCTACCGAGTCGCCCGCCAACGCCGCAGACCCCCAGTTCCACGGTCCCAGCAAGGACAGCCTCACGGGAGGTGAGCTGCCACAGTCGACCTATTTCTCGGCTCAGTCGTATCTGCGGTACCAGGGCAGCAAGTTTGTGAAGCGGTTCGACAGCAACTGTTACATTGCCATGACCCGCAAGCTGGACACACACGACGTTTCGCGCAACCGGGCAGACACTATTGCCGATGCACTGGCCTTGATCCAGCAACCCACCCTCGTTCTGGGAATCGAGAGCGATGGCCTCTTCACCTTTGCTGAGCAGGAAGAGATTGCGCAGCACGTTCCCAACGCGCGCCTGGAGCGTATCGACAGTCCTGAGGGCCACGATGCGTTCCTGCTGCAGTTTGAGCAGGTCAACAACTATGTGCTCGGCTTCCTCAAGGAGGTGCTGCCTGATATCATGAACAAGGACGGCGGTGCGCCCGAGGAGGCTTCAGTAGGACAACTGACCAAGTCGAGCACCTTCGGCGAGGCAGAGGTGGAGGACATCACCGCTTGGTGA
- a CDS encoding PLCXc domain-containing protein, whose protein sequence is MIGKQGYHVLPGHLGHLSHPRRLPLLIGGAVIFIMCIFYLLFTFAPCLVYGSCYRGYLSAFSFDANLAHNPTWMASIPDEVPLSSLSVPGTHDTMTYEIGDEFLECQNWNLSTQLNAGVRYFDIRARLRENELHIYHAWGYTGFSFQDVLHDMTEFLDSNPSETIIMRLKQEGGPIGEGNTRTFEDAFNQYSFGDHLYNYSSTEPLPLLGDLRSKIFVLQNFPDKEGPYGVKWEGSQMILEDLWIIPDVYHLSEKWTAIRTALELAATARHDNKALYLAHLSASVGVKPIEAAAGPMNRTISGMNDMTGQWIEDFEGNPEATRTGIVIIDFPGQKLIDAIIRWNRPLEKGRRWSRSSLLS, encoded by the coding sequence ATGATCGGGAAACAGGGCTATCACGTCCTCCCAGGCCACCTGGGCCACCTGAGCCATCCTCGACGCCTACCACTACTGATTGGAGGCGCCGTGATATTCATCATGTGCATATTCTACCTCCTCTTCACGTTCGCGCCCTGCCTCGTCTACGGCTCGTGCTATCGTGGCTACCTGAGCGCCTTCAGCTTCGACGCCAACCTCGCACACAACCCAACATGGATGGCTTCCATCCCCGACGAGGTGCCACTCTCGAGCCTCAGCGTACCCGGTACGCACGATACTATGACTTACGAAATTGGCGACGAATTCCTTGAATGCCAGAATTGGAATCTGTCTACCCAACTTAACGCCGGGGTTCGCTACTTCGATATTCGGGCCCGTCTGCGCGAGAATGAATTGCACATCTACCACGCCTGGGGCTACACTGGCTTCAGTTTCCAGGATGTTCTCCATGATATGACGGAATTCCTGGACAGCAACCCTtccgagaccatcatcatgcgTCTCAAGCAGGAAGGCGGTCCCATTGGCGAGGGTAACACCAGAACGTTTGAAGATGCCTTCAACCAGTATTCTTTTGGAGACCACCTTTACAACTACAGCTCCACGGAACCCCTCCCATTGCTTGGCGATCTTCGTTCCAAGATCTTTGTGCTTCAGAACTTCCCTGATAAGGAAGGTCCTTACGGCGTTAAATGGGAGGGTTCTCAGATGATCCTTGAGGACCTTTGGATAATTCCCGACGTCTATCATTTGTCGGAGAAATGGACCGCAATCCGTACAGCTCTCGAGCTGGCTGCAACAGCGAGGCACGACAACAAGGCCCTCTATCTCGCCCACCTGTCTGCATCGGTCGGAGTCAAGCCGATTGAGGCCGCTGCTGGCCCCATGAACAGGACCATCTCGGGCATGAACGACATGACTGGTCAGTGGATCGAGGACTTTGAGGGCAACCCGGAGGCGACACGCACCGGAATTGTCATCATTGACTTTCCCGGGCAGAAGctcatcgatgccatcatccGGTGGAACAGGCCTCTGGAGAAGGGACGTCGTTGGTCAAGGTCCAGCCTGCTCAGCTGA